DNA sequence from the Vicia villosa cultivar HV-30 ecotype Madison, WI linkage group LG3, Vvil1.0, whole genome shotgun sequence genome:
taaagggacaaggaagagaaaaataagaataaGTGGGCGAAGGTAGAATTGTCGAGAGATTAAATTAGGTTAAGAGCCATTATGAGCCTATATTTTAGACAGTACGTAGAAAATAGAAAGTTCAGAGAAAAAAGTAAGGATTTTGGAAGACGAAGCTAGCGCTTGAGGAAACCATTGTTGCTTGCTGAAAATCTGAAGTTAGGGGGATTACTCTAAACGTGGTGTTAATTGCATGATTAGGTATAGAAAAATCCCTAATCTGCATTaggtttttctctctttttcttcatgGTTGAATGTTTAAAGAGATTAATGAAATTGATATGATAATATGATGTAATTGATGGATATGTTATAATTTTTGTTCACTAATTTTAACATGAAATTCGCGTGCCTCTGTTTATAAATATTGAATGAATACGTGTTCAAATGTGTGGTTTGAGTATGATGAATAAATCCCAAAAGATCGTGATAATTTGTGAAATAAATGTATAATGAGTGATATTTCGATGTTATAAATGTGTTATGATGTTAGGGTATGATTTTCTATGCATTTGGGTATTTGAATCATCGAAATCAGAGCTTTAGAGGAGGTCCAATGGTAGAAAATGTAATTTTCTGTTATGGTTCAGTGTGATGACCTGGTCCTCATGCATTCAGGGCCAGCTATCGAGCGTCGGCGTGGAGATGAAGAGGTCGTTAGGGCCTCCAAGCGAGTTTCTACTTGCCAACTGTCAAAGGGGCGACAGGCTGGTGGGATTGAGGTGTTGGCTGACGAATATCACCCAGGTGACGACCAGGTCGTCGTGCTTCCAGGAAGGGCGTTAGTTTACAGTTTGTGTGTTTCGAGTTGCCGGTTTGGAATTTCAATGTGTTTTGTTGTTTAGTCGATAGTTGACTATTATTTGGCTGGGGTTTGGTGAGTTTCTAActgattaaataatttaattgagtGCTCAGTTGATGATGAAATTCCACTATTGTGTGATAATCATGTGACTATCATATGATTGGGATTTGTGGTGTGTAGTTCAGATGTGGGGACTACTTTGCTATTGTTGTGCATGATTGATTTACCATtagatattaaattataaattatgtgTTTAGTTGTTGTTGTGCATATTATTATACATGCATCATATGTTGTCATTTTTGTGAAAGAGGAGAGTCACGACTTCAGATGATGAGACTAGTGACTTATCCGAACATCAGATGAGGGGGTCGGGGTTCAGATGTTGGGACCCCATTCGTACAAAGAACCTTTGttgagttggtaccacatgcGTGAGTTGAGTCGTTGTCTGCATTGCATTACATAAAGGTTGTGCCAATGAGTGTTTTGATGTTGTTGTGAAATTGAGTTGCTTTGACTAACGTAGGTGAGTCATGCTAATTGATATGATTGATGTGCACACTACAAGAAATAACATTTTTCAAGACGAAGCTTTCACGTCAACTAGGAAAAAAATAGGTGTTAAGCCTAAGCGCGCcgtgttttttttataataataaaagtaacaaCTTACCTCGATTTCTAATATATCCGACAGGTAAAATTAATCAGGACATGCTTCGAATCTCAACTTTTGCAActtatgtttttatttgattataattGTAAACATAAACAACTAACCCTTCAGTTTCTCGATATAACCGAGGGATCAAATTCGATATAATCGAGGGATTAAATATTCAGATTTCACTATAAAAGCAACATATTTTACCCTAATCTTTACTTATTTGTAGTCGCCCCAAACTCAGAagcatcattctttgggatggattgcaagacaaAAAAAACATCCAATCttcttataaaataaaacatttttctaCCCTTACAATCCATCTCACataatgttgttgatgttgttgttagtgttattttgttgtatttttgcatATTTGATTGATTACAAGtgcagaaaaatcatttttacttcaAGGAGACCATGAAGGAAGCTCCTTTATCTTTTTGTTGTAAACCATTTATTCATTCTTCCTTCAAGGAGACAAAAAATTTTagtttttgtaaattataaaagTGTAGAAGTCGGGGTTTGAACTCATGCGCTAAATTTTTTTTACCTCGGTGTTATAAACACTGAGGTGATAAGGCTTTACTTTTTATGACGACTTTAGTTATCTCGCTTTCTATTAATGAGATAAAATGCATTTTGCGTCCGACGTTAGATGTGTTATTTGTAATAGTGGTATCAAAGATGATGTTTTTGTTTAGGCTACGCATTACATTTCTTTTGCACCGTTATATATTTTGAGTTTATTCTCAGTCCTTTGTTGTTTGAAGTGTTATGTGCTCCTTCTTGGAATACACACAAGCATGTAAATGAGTAGCTACATTAGAGCTGAAGGATGGCGTTGAGGTTGTTCTTATTTTCCTATTTTTTACGTGATATTTAGATTTCATTGCTCCGATATATAACACTGGGCGGGCGAATGTTATGACTCTTGatatttttttagttgttttgaTGTTGGAGGCTTTTTCCATAATTGCATTTATTCCCGAATAAAGATTTATCATGAACTCAGTTGATTGATGATTTATGTTTTGCTGATTAAATATATTACAAGTAAAGGCGAGCATGTGATGACAGgtgtttatattatattatgttttatttaaCCCATGTTACGGAGCAGCTTTATGTTGTATTTGCGTGACACCCTATGTGAATAGTGGTTTTGAATTCGTATTATACGTGTTGGAGTTTTAGGGTGGTACATTGACTTCTAGGAGTAGCCTATCATAGGGGTCCTGATCCCACCCACACGCACACCACGAGGAAACTCCCGTTGCACGTGATGATGTCTTTCCACTTGCAGACCCTTATCCAGGAGGGCCCGTTGACACCTCATTAATGATATATTATGGAGACGATGTTGCTCCCCATGTATAGGCTGGAGAGGTATATTTGTTAACGGttgttaattttatgttttagccaaattcaatgagactaatattttttatattttctttttaataggaACACGATTGTTTAGAATCTGTTAATCATGCCAAAAAGATTCTCAAGCTTTATCAACCTAAGGAGAAGTGGCTCCAAAGTGTTATCAGATACTTTGGTCTTGCTAGTTTGTGTTCTTCCGAGTACGCAAtcatcaccatggcatgaagaggTCTTTTGATGAGAGATGGTATAAAGAAATGTCATATTTCCAGTTCCCTATAAGAAATATGATGATTACACTAGATGATGTCACTTGGCTTCTACACCTTCCCATCAAGGAGAAGTTACTTGATCATTCTCGGATCAAACGCGATGAGGCCTGGTAGATTATGGTGATTTATTTGGGAGCTGACccaatggaagctctgatgcAATGTGAGAGCACTAGATATGCTCATGCTAAATTTTCATACTAGCAGAAGCTATATGCAGAAAACTTTGAGTTGGTCGAGGAAGCGGACGACGATGATCTACAGGTTACGTACCATTGGGAGTGTGTTTTAAGGTGTTTCCTCTTATTCTTGGCTGACACGTCcatgtttgtggacaaaagtgaaaCCTACGTGGATGTGGCATACCTTAAGTATTTCATCGACTTAAAATCAAAACGCTATTATAGGTttcaatttgaaatttttaatagcaattaaagaaaaGCGCTATTATATTAGTGTTATTAGAGATCAAAATTGTAGTAGTGTGATATGGTGGATTTGAGTACAAATTCCTTCTTGGAATTGGTTCTCCTAAATTCCTTGTGTAGTAGAAATGACATAATTATCACCTGAATCGGCTCGTTTGATCTCTAACTCCCTAGCTTGTTGAGCCTATTTATAAAGCATAGGTCTTATAACATCAAAATGTTGTTGAGAGAGGTGATACATGATTTCATATATCCCCAAGTCTATCTTTTTTTTACTATTGAAAGACgtctttattattactatttCCTTAGATGGACCAATCGACAAAACTTCTAAAAATGTATGGAGAGGCACAATTGTTGTCATGTCCATTATTTATGAAGGTTTATATGGTTGTATTTTCTTGAATTCCTTGTAGATGAATGTGATGGTTGATCCATGGTGTTGAGGTTCTTTTCATACCAAACTTTCATACACTAAGCTTAATCATGACCTGATAATTAGAAACTTTTAGTGGTATTGATTGTAGTTGCTAATCGAACGTGTCATATTTGTTgtcaaattttgaaaattatccAAAGATCGGTTATATGCTCTCATTCATGGTTCTCTCGTCTTGAAACGAGTGTACATAGAAAGGAATTATGTCCCTCAGCTGTGAGTTTTTTAACTACTTCAAATAGAGCGAAGTACAGTGCAGAGATGTTGAACTACTAGTAAAAAAAGCATACAAAATAAAGTAAATTGCGTCAAATAGCTTAACTGATTGATTGGATGTAGTAATTAATTTACAAATTTTAGTATTTATATGGAAAAAAATATCCTATTAACTCTAAAATTATGGCCTAcaaaaaatattatcttattCGACAATTTTCGTGGGTATGTGTCAGTGTTCCTTCTACTTTGGGATACGTGGAGCCTCACGCCCGAATTTGTATCTTATGtttttctattgattttgttgACCCTATCCTTATGAATGGAACATTCTTAAGTTGTGGTTCCACAATCTTCGTCTCCTTTTGTTAATGGCACTATTAACACAAAACATAGTCATAAAGTCCAATTGTCCAAACCATTTGTGTTTTGACCGAATCTAGAGTTTTGGTAACCACGATAGATTTCAATTGATTGAGAAATATTTGATATACTCATGTTCCACAATGTAAATACTCATTGGTCTTGTTATCGGTTGAGGAACCTTCGACTAACCCTAATATCAATTGTCTAAATATTTTGACTAACACTTAATTAGTTTTAGATataaacaattcaaattcaaattcaaatgcaaataATTCAATTATAATTCAATTATGAATGAAATGGATAAAGGATATAAAAGAGAACCTATATATCaaggggtgcagttaccgtgcatagataaaaatctatgcaccatgcatagattattatggacccctggatcattggatcaaattctagaaatcaattgttattactcaatactcaatattcaccactcaatactcaatactcaatactcaatactcaatactgaattaaaaacatgatccaatgacttatgtaggcttatgcataatgcataagtaaaatccttatgcatattagccaaagcctatATCAGTACTTTAGACTCTCAACAATAAATATGCTATAATCTTATATAAGTCTAAATCACATAGGTTTATAGAACTATATAAAAAACTCCATGAAACAATAAGCAAGCATCCCTTCATTTGTTAATTAATTGAAGAGAAGGTTACAATCAACCATCTACAATTAAAGTCAATTAGAAGAGACTAAAATTATTGTCATATAGTGATCTCTTCACTAGTTAGGTGAATTACAAAGTTAAGACACACATAAATCTCTATACACTTTCAACACAAGTGATCATTATAACATCCCCCCTTAACTTCTTCCAATTCTCAATGATGAATCAACatctttatctttattattaacaTTTGCAAAGATCCTAGCAATCTCAAGTTGTGTATTAGCAATAATTTCAGTCCTCTTGATCTCCATTTCCCCTCTTTTTGCCTCAGCTTCTACTCTCATCTTCTCTATCTCTTTCAATGTGTCCATTCTTGTTTGCTCTGACCTTACAACAACTTCTGCTAGCCACCTTATGCTTTCTGCTATTCCTATTGCTTCTTTCTTATGTttcttgttattgttgttttccgATCTCATTCTTCGCTTCTTGCATCTTTGCTCGTCTTGTTCGCTGTAGAGCGCGGGCGTGCTACTATCGGTTTCCAATGGATTCTTGTTAGGTGCATGATCAGATGACTTAGTTTCTAACTCATCTTCCTGTCAATAACAAAtcatgaaaagaattatttctgcatagttttcattttttttttttcatttcaccaACACTTTTAAGTcctacattttttttataaaaatatattcaatGTAATTTTAGGTACTAAAAAGGAACAAGgattaaacatttttattttaggTTAAACTATAAAAGTCGTCCCTGTAATTTAGCGATGATCTTaaatgttaaaatatttttttattcgtAGGAAATTTCACAGGTAAAAACAGTTAATACTGAAGCAAAATTCAAaaacttaataatttaaataGACGATTGTCTTAATTAAATTTACTTTTTAATATATTGACGCGCAACTGTTAATACTAATCATTGAGGTATATTTAAAACACAAACTAGCtcgatattataataaaattactcaaaataaaaaatcatttttctatAAACAAAAATGAATTATGAAGAGTATAAGCAAAATGAAAAATTGTTAATTTACCTTGGCTAATTTTTCAAACCCATTTGATCCATGTGAATTTTGAGCAGTAGCAATTAGTGGTTGATTAGCAACACTAATAGGAGCTGGTAGCTGATTAGCTTCATCAACCCCTTGTTGTGAAGGTTCCAACAAAACCAAACCAtgattactaatattattattattactacttaCTTGTAGCAATTTCGTAGCAACATTC
Encoded proteins:
- the LOC131657107 gene encoding trihelix transcription factor ENAP2-like; the encoded protein is MLVVVSLFFSLIINLSYSSSCDPSNFATKCYHQNTTNSQKPHTRWIILSCSKAMNEKQETKDQNPPTSQDSQKKQQTITINTTTNERLKRDEWSEGAVTTLLESYESKWILRNRAKLKGQDWEDVAKHVSSRSNSTKSPKTQTQCKNKIESMKKRYRSESASSDVSAWPLYSRLDVLLRGTGQLATNVATKLLQVSSNNNNISNHGLVLLEPSQQGVDEANQLPAPISVANQPLIATAQNSHGSNGFEKLAKEDELETKSSDHAPNKNPLETDSSTPALYSEQDEQRCKKRRMRSENNNNKKHKKEAIGIAESIRWLAEVVVRSEQTRMDTLKEIEKMRVEAEAKRGEMEIKRTEIIANTQLEIARIFANVNNKDKDVDSSLRIGRS